The following proteins are encoded in a genomic region of Enoplosus armatus isolate fEnoArm2 chromosome 11, fEnoArm2.hap1, whole genome shotgun sequence:
- the olig1 gene encoding oligodendrocyte transcription factor 1 encodes MNVLSNPVIRAQEQSLPLCGPGSVQDLPHCPPGFNLSSRLNPAPMLGLQSGQRSTKPQRELSPEEQQELRRKINSRERKRMQDLNIAMDALREVMVPYASSPSSASSSQSHQPGTPPGRRLSKISTLVLARNYILLLGSSLQEMRRLLGEVSVGMGVNSGPVPRLLLAGGWPLISGPSQLLLTQESLLTSAASSSSSSTSSSSAAKCSLLSPGPMEASLAPMQWSSAGASGGPLCPCGVCRLPRFSHSTPAPRYPK; translated from the coding sequence TGAATGTGCTGTCAAACCCAGTGATCAGGGCCCAGGAGCAGTCTCTACCTCTCTGTGGCCCCGGGTCTGTCCAGGATTTGCCCCACTGCCCTCCAGGGTTCAACCTGAGCTCCCGCCTAAATCCTGCGCCCATGCTTGGCCTCCAGAGTGGCCAAAGATCAACCAAACCCCAGAGGGAGCTGAGccctgaggagcagcaggagctcAGGAGGAAGATCAATAGCAGGGAGAGGAAGCGGATGCAGGACTTGAACATCGCCATGGATGCCCTGAGGGAAGTCATGGTGCCTTACGCCTCCTCGCCAtcttctgcctcctcctctcagtcCCACCAGCCCGGAACTCCTCCAGGCCGCAGGCTCTCCAAGATCTCCACCCTGGTTCTGGCCAGGAACTACATCCTCCTCCTGGGTTCGTCTCTGCAGGAGATGCGGCGGCTGCTGGGGGAGGTAAGTGTCGGGATGGGGGTGAACTCAGGACCGGTCCCCCGGCTGCTGCTTGCTGGAGGGTGGCCCCTCATCTCTGGCCCCAGTCAGCTCCTCCTCACCCAGGAGTCCCTCCTCACCTcagcagcctcctcttcctcttcctccacttcatcatcctcagctgctaaatgttcccTGCTGTCTCCGGGCCCCATGGAGGCCTCCCTGGCTCCTATGCAGTGGAGCTCTGCAGGGGCCTCAGGAGGGCCCCTGTGCCCCTGTGGAGTCTGTAGACTGCCAAGATTTAGCCACTCCACTCCGGCTCCAAGATACCCAAAGTGA